The Oleiphilus messinensis DNA segment TGCCGGAGTCGGCGCATTGGGCGCACTGCTACTCGCAGGAGCCAGAAGACAGTTAACCGGAACAGTTTTGCGCGATGTTTGCCAGAGCACAACAAAAGTGACCTGCATGGTATTTATGATCCTGATCGGAGCCACGCTCTTTTCACTGGTCTTCCGTGCTTATAATGGTGACGAATTAATCCAGCATATTTTCTCACAAATGCCCGGCGGCGAAATTACGGCGATTATTGTGGTGATGTTGGTTATTTTTTTATTGGGCTTCATTCTCGATTTTATCGAAATCACGTTCGTTGTCGTGCCGATTGTCGCACCGGTATTACTGATGATGGATATAAACCCGGTCTGGTTGGGCATCATGATCGCACTGAATCTGCAAACCTCGTTCTTGACCCCCCCGTTTGGCTTCTCCCTTTTTTACCTGAGAGGTGTGGCCCCGGATCACATCAAAACCACACAAATTTACAAGGGCGTAGCACCGTTTATCGGGATACAATTACTGATGTTAATCATATTGTCCCTGTGGCCGGGTTTAGCGACCTGGTTGCCAGATATCGTGTATTAGTTATTATGATCTAGATTAATACTCCATAATAACGATCAAACAGCAGGGTTTAAGCAACCCTACTCAGAGCGCAATGACCCTGATCCAGGCTGATCCGGGTCTCCGATAACTAAAATAAAGTATTGAAGTAGAATAAAATGACGATGAACGACGATAAACCTGGACCTTCGGGTGAATTGATTCTGCAGGTTGTACCCGAACCCAAGGATACGAACTCCAACGGTGATGTCTACGCCGGTTGGCTGTTCAATTATATGGACCAGGCTGCAGCTTACAAAGCACAGGCGATTTCCCAGGGCCGTGCGGCCACGGTTGCGGTTGAGAGCATGGAGTTTATTTCGCCCATTCGAACCGGCTCTCAGGTTGCCTTTTATGCCCGCCTGGTTGACATTGGCACCAGCTCAATGAAAATTTACGTTGAAGTCTGGACCAAAGATCGGGATAAAGGCACTCAGCGGAAAGTCACCGAGACACTGTTTGTGTATGTTGCGATTGATAAAAATGGCAGGATTCGGGAAGTGCCTTCCCAAGACTAGGACACTACAATTGGTGAAATGCCCCGCCACAGGGTGGCGGGGAGCATTGCGACACGCCTGACTTGTCCGGTCTGATTCCGAACTCGATCTACTCTCGGCTATTGGGCACGCGCATCAATGTAGGCTTTTTCAGACAGCTCATGGTAAGGCACAACTCGATCCCGAAATTCTACAAACGAGTCATACACTTTTTTCGCCATTTCATCCTGCCCTGCAATTTCCGCAACAACTTCATCGGAAATCTTATGCAATGCCTTGATAACATCGTCCGGGAAACGCTTGACCTGAACGCCGTGCTGATCCACTAATTCGGTTAATGCCACGTTGTTGCGCGCGGTATACTCATCCAGCATATCCTGATTCGCTGCGCGCGCCGCGACTTCGACAATAGCCTGTAAATCCTCGGGCAGAGCCTTCAGTGCCTTTTCATTGACAATCAATTCCAATGCTGTGCCGGGTTCATGCCAGCCCGGATAGTAGTAAAACTTGGCAACTTTATGCAGACCGGTTGCCAGGTCATTATAAGGCCCCACCCACTCAGTCGCATCGATGGTTCCGGTTTGCAACGCGGTGAAAATCTCACCGCCCGGCAGGTTAACCGGTGTACCACCCGCGCGCTGCAGTACTTCTCCACCTAAACCGGGGATTCGCATTTTCAGACCTTCAAGATCTGATAATGAATTGATCTCCTTGTTAAACCATCCCCCCATTTGCACCCCGGTATTGCCCGCAGCATAGGGCACCAGACCAAACGGTTTGTAGGTTTCACGCCAGAGAGCCAATCCACCACCATAGTGCATCCAGCCATTGTATTCCTGAGCAGTCAAACCAAACGGCACGGTCGCAAAAAACTGTGCTGCCGGCACTTTTCCTTTCCAATAATAGGCTGCGCCATGGCCGGCTTGTGCTGTTCCCTGCGAGACGGCATCAAACACCTCAAGTGGGGGAACCAGCTCACCACCACCAAATACTTTGATCTTCAAACGACCATTACTCATCCGCTCAACATCCTTGGCAAAGCGTTCCGGTGCGGTGCCCAAGCCAGGAAAATTTTTCGGCCACGTGGTGACGAGTTTCCACTGTATTGGTTTAACGTTTTCTTTTGTTGCCATTGGTGCCGCTGCTGCGGTGGGCTCACAATCCTTCTGACTACAGGCGTTCAGCACCAGCGCCGTCACACCAATTCCGAGCAAGGAAAAAACACTCCTACGTTTCATAATCACTCCTGATCTGTTTTTTGTATTGTTGTTGAGGTGGTTTACCAAAATGGGTTAAATGACTTCCAGCTTGGCATAGGACAACACCAACCACTTACTGCCTTCGCTGAAATTCACCTGAATACGCGAATGTGGCCCCTGCCCCTCGCAGCTAATCACAACACCTTCCCCGAACTTCTGATGCCGGACCCGTTGGCCAAGGGAAAAACCGCCAGTATCATTTTGAGCCAACGGCGAAGATTGCTGAAAATCAGACGCTGATGAGAG contains these protein-coding regions:
- a CDS encoding TRAP transporter substrate-binding protein — protein: MKRRSVFSLLGIGVTALVLNACSQKDCEPTAAAAPMATKENVKPIQWKLVTTWPKNFPGLGTAPERFAKDVERMSNGRLKIKVFGGGELVPPLEVFDAVSQGTAQAGHGAAYYWKGKVPAAQFFATVPFGLTAQEYNGWMHYGGGLALWRETYKPFGLVPYAAGNTGVQMGGWFNKEINSLSDLEGLKMRIPGLGGEVLQRAGGTPVNLPGGEIFTALQTGTIDATEWVGPYNDLATGLHKVAKFYYYPGWHEPGTALELIVNEKALKALPEDLQAIVEVAARAANQDMLDEYTARNNVALTELVDQHGVQVKRFPDDVIKALHKISDEVVAEIAGQDEMAKKVYDSFVEFRDRVVPYHELSEKAYIDARAQ
- a CDS encoding acyl-CoA thioesterase; this encodes MNDDKPGPSGELILQVVPEPKDTNSNGDVYAGWLFNYMDQAAAYKAQAISQGRAATVAVESMEFISPIRTGSQVAFYARLVDIGTSSMKIYVEVWTKDRDKGTQRKVTETLFVYVAIDKNGRIREVPSQD